A window of Candidatus Thorarchaeota archaeon contains these coding sequences:
- a CDS encoding NADH-quinone oxidoreductase subunit J, translated as MALMDIPLIILMILALGFALSTVETRDPLYSILSFCGMCITIGSIFWILAAPYVAIFQLLVYAGAVVGIFLAAIMLTTRKECIE; from the coding sequence TTGGCATTAATGGATATCCCCCTCATCATCTTAATGATTCTAGCTTTGGGATTTGCATTGTCAACGGTGGAGACAAGAGACCCCCTCTACAGCATTCTTTCCTTTTGTGGAATGTGCATTACAATTGGTAGCATATTCTGGATTCTGGCAGCTCCATATGTCGCTATCTTTCAGTTGCTAGTTTACGCAGGAGCTGTTGTGGGGATTTTCCTTGCTGCTATTATGTTGACAACGCGAAAGGAGTGCATTGAGTAA
- a CDS encoding NADH-quinone oxidoreductase subunit K, whose protein sequence is MIPLTYFLAFSAGLYIIGIYCLISKRNLIRLVLAIEILLNAANVNFIALSLFWNEGFVDPFAQTLVVISITLAGCVSAAALSLVIYAYEHYGTLNARELRRLRK, encoded by the coding sequence ATGATTCCACTGACATATTTCCTTGCCTTTTCAGCAGGATTGTACATCATCGGTATATACTGCTTGATATCCAAACGCAATTTGATTCGACTGGTCCTAGCAATTGAAATCCTGTTGAATGCTGCCAATGTCAATTTCATAGCTCTTTCATTGTTTTGGAATGAGGGGTTTGTGGATCCGTTTGCCCAGACCTTAGTGGTGATTTCAATAACCTTGGCTGGTTGTGTGAGCGCTGCAGCCCTTTCACTTGTAATCTATGCTTACGAACACTATGGAACATTGAATGCACGAGAGCTCAGGAGGCTTCGAAAGTAG
- a CDS encoding NADH-quinone oxidoreductase subunit M, whose translation MLTLPLNILFIFAVTTPAVGYLGNKYGYRNLCGVYALIGVFLAGYAVYDLYLVASGGVYVFPSDFTRLFAHFRIDTLGFFMAFIQVGLGLLATLYSIRYMEEKWPTPLYYSSLLAMIGGMMGVVFAADLFTLFVFWELMCISSYMLVAFDREWEPIEAGLKYLLMSAAGSATFLYGISLIYGFAGSLDFVTLASTLGQAPINRWFNFTYLLIFVGLGIKAAVVPLHTWLPDAHSAAPTPISAMLSGIVIETGLYAMFRVSYTALASIHVEWMLILAVFSIITMTLGNLSALLQKDLKRLLAYSSIAHIGYMLVGLSIGTELALTGSFLHIFNHALMKGTAFLCTGAILYRLGTRDLDKIGGVGRKMPITAIAFGVSLLALSGLPGLNGFVSELTLVLSTLEEGFLWLGIAVILNTAISAGYYLRIFRTMMQSPPTELAEEAEEAPVSMLVPICLLATFIVVFGIWPDIVLDLARQAAQGLLGLI comes from the coding sequence ATGCTGACTCTACCACTCAACATACTATTCATATTCGCAGTGACAACTCCCGCGGTTGGCTATCTGGGAAACAAATACGGTTACAGGAACCTGTGTGGAGTATATGCTTTGATAGGTGTCTTTCTTGCTGGGTATGCGGTCTATGATCTTTACTTGGTAGCCTCGGGAGGGGTGTATGTATTCCCATCTGATTTTACACGCCTTTTTGCACATTTCAGAATCGATACGCTTGGCTTTTTCATGGCATTCATTCAGGTTGGCCTAGGTCTCCTTGCCACATTGTATTCTATTAGATATATGGAAGAAAAATGGCCTACTCCACTCTATTACTCCTCGTTATTGGCAATGATAGGCGGAATGATGGGGGTAGTATTTGCTGCTGATTTGTTCACTCTTTTCGTTTTCTGGGAGCTTATGTGCATTAGTTCCTATATGCTTGTAGCATTCGATAGGGAGTGGGAGCCAATTGAGGCCGGGTTGAAATATCTCCTCATGAGTGCCGCAGGATCAGCGACTTTTCTTTATGGTATTTCTCTCATCTACGGTTTTGCTGGCTCTCTAGACTTCGTTACCCTTGCGTCAACTCTGGGTCAAGCCCCAATTAATAGGTGGTTCAATTTCACCTATTTGCTCATTTTTGTTGGCCTTGGTATTAAAGCCGCAGTCGTTCCTCTGCATACTTGGTTGCCTGATGCTCACTCTGCGGCGCCAACTCCGATATCCGCAATGCTCTCCGGTATTGTTATTGAAACTGGCCTTTATGCCATGTTTCGAGTTTCCTACACTGCCTTGGCCTCTATCCATGTAGAGTGGATGCTAATCTTGGCTGTCTTCAGCATTATTACCATGACTCTTGGCAATCTATCAGCTCTTCTTCAGAAAGATTTGAAGAGATTGCTAGCATATTCCAGTATTGCACATATTGGATACATGTTAGTTGGGCTATCCATTGGCACCGAACTGGCCTTAACAGGTTCTTTTCTACATATCTTCAATCATGCGCTGATGAAGGGTACAGCTTTTCTTTGTACTGGTGCGATTCTTTACCGCTTGGGAACCAGGGATTTGGACAAGATAGGTGGCGTTGGAAGGAAGATGCCTATCACAGCTATTGCCTTTGGGGTTTCCTTACTTGCCCTATCTGGCCTACCAGGTCTCAACGGATTTGTAAGTGAATTGACCCTCGTCCTTTCAACCCTTGAAGAGGGCTTCTTATGGCTCGGTATTGCAGTAATCCTCAATACAGCCATATCGGCAGGATACTACCTACGAATCTTCCGTACAATGATGCAGTCGCCACCAACCGAGTTAGCTGAGGAAGCTGAAGAGGCGCCTGTGAGTATGCTGGTACCTATCTGTCTGCTAGCCACATTCATTGTAGTTTTTGGTATTTGGCCTGACATAGTGCTCGATTTGGCGAGACAAGCTGCACAGGGACTTCTGGGCCTAATTTAA